The Pectobacterium sp. A5351 genome contains the following window.
TTGAAATATATTTATATTTTTTCTATTTAATTTTAAAAAGTGAAGGAATAGTAGATGAGTAATAATCCAGATGGGTTTGTTTCTTTTTTAAAGCCGGGAAGTAGTGAATGGCTTCCTTTAAATAATGAATCATTTGTTTTTTGGAGAGATAGGAAAGAAAATATTGAATTGGTACCTGATGATGATTCTATACCTCCAGTCCCATTAACGGATTCGGATAAAGATCTTGTTAAAGATAATCGAAATTATTTTAATGATATTCTACTTCGCTCTCTCCAGTTACCAAATTTATCATTCTTTGCAGGTAGTGGAACTTCTTTAGGAGAAGTCGGTGGTCCAAGTATGTGGGATCTGTGGGTTCAGGCTATGTGGAAGAATCCATTAGCAAAAAAAGAGGATGTTGATTATGGTCTTCTGAAAGAAACTGCTTCAGATATATGTGATAAAGTAAATTATTCTGAAAAAGAATATCCTAATATCGAACATTTTTTATCACAATGTGATGCTTATTTGTCATTTCATAATGATGAAGATGTGTCTGATTTTTTAAATGAAGTTAAATCTATAATATTAGAACAGTGTCAAAGTTTTATAATTTCAGGGAAAAGTAACTTATCATCATATATGATGTTATTGCAGAAAATGGCGCGACGTCGAGTAAGGGATCCCAGACTAAAAGTTTTTACTACAAACTATGATATGACTTTTGAAACATCTGCTTCAGAACTTGGTATGATGGTAATTGATGGGTTTTCATATACAGGGAAAAGAAAATTTGATGGTAAATACTTTAATTATGATGTTATAAAAAGAGATGAAAATGAGCACGAATTTATAGAGGGTGTTTTCCAGTTATATAAACTACATGGTTCAGTTAGTTGGTCGAGAAGTGATGGTGGAATATATGAGAATAATGAGCCATCAGCAAGTTCTGCATGCTTGATTTATCCTGCAAAAGGAAAATATCAGCAAGCATTTATACAACCTCATCTTGAGTTATTGTCAAGATTTCTTGATTCATTAAGAATTAAAAATAGTTGCTTAGTGATTTCTGGTTTTGGATTTAATGATGATCATCTCTCTGAACCTATTTACTCTGCTATAAAATCAAACCCTAGCCTGAGATTAATTATTGCTGATTTTAAGTGCGCTACACATATTGAGAATGCTGGGGGTAATGGCTCAAGTAAATATTGGAAACTCTTTTCAGAATTGGCATTTAATGGGTATGATATATTTTTCGTAAATTCCTCATTCAAGGATTTTATTAGTTTGATACCTAACTTAAAAGCATTGACTCCTGCCGACCAGTTAGCAAAAGCAATAAAGCAAGCAGGGGGAGAACGATAATGGATAATCAAGATTTCATTTATACAGGTATACTGCGTAGTGACCTAAAGGTTGGCATTGTATCTTCGGTTTCAGCTCAGGCGGTTAGAGTAAATTTGACTCATGCAGGAAATGTAAGTGGCAGTTATATTCATGGAAACAGATATGGTAAAGGTGAGGTTGGTGAAATATTGCTAGTTGAAGGTCAGCAGTCAATAATTTTAGGTAGGATGATTGAAGTTAAACTACCTGAGAGAGAGCGTAATGAAGTTTCTGAGAGCTTGACTGGGAAGGATAATATTGACGCGATAGGTTATATACAACTACTAGGTTCTATTGACATATCAGAATTGAAAGTAGAATCTGGCATAAAGTCATTTCCTAGACTTGGAGATAGAGTTTTTTCTGCACCATTAGAGTTCATTTCTCTAATTCCTGAATTGATAAATAAAGGAGTTAACGAAGTAGATAATAAAAACATTTCTATTAATTTAGGTGTGATTTCTGGTGGGGTAGATAGTTTTGTCCGAGTTACTCCTGAGAAGTTATTTGGTAGGCATTGCGCTATATTAGGAGCGACTGGCGGTGGTAAAAGTTGGACAACATCCAAGATTATAGAGGAATGTTCAAATTACAAAGGTTCAAAAATTGTAATCATTGATGCTACAAGCGAATATAGATCTTTTGATTCAGATAATGTTATTCATTATCATATTGGTAATCCCTTAAATTCCCATAATAATTCTATCGAATTTCGTATACCTCCAACTGATTTTGTTGAGTCAGATTTTATTGCGATGTTTGATCCTTCAGGTAAAGTTCAGGGGCCGAAATTAAAAGAAGCTATTAAAAGTTTACGTCTAGTTGCGCTTGACCCCAAAATAGCGAATAATGGGGTTTTAATTAAAATAAATCAGCCTAAAACGGATTACCGCAGAGCATTAAATACGAGCGGTAATTCTAAGTTGGTTGATAATCCATCTCAACCATTTGATGTAACAAAAATAATACCACAAATAATTCAAGAATGTTGTTGGGATAATCAAGACTCTTGGGGGGCAGCTAATAATGATCTTGGCTATTGCTCTTCACTTCTAACTAGAATTCAGGCCGTAATTTACTCACCTTCTTTAAAGTCAGTATTTCATGGGGATGAGAATCTTAGTAGTCTTGGTGAAGTTTTTGATGGTTTTTTAAATGGAGATAAAAGAGTTTTACGTCTTTGTCTTAGTGATGTTAGTTATGAGTTTTATGCCCGCGAAATATTAGCTAATGTTATAGGAAGAAAGTTGCTTATATTAGCTAGATCTGAATCTTTTCGAGCACAGCCGTTATTAGTCATCGTTGATGAAGCTCATAACTTCTTAGGTAAAAGGGTTGGTTCAGAAGACCACTCCGTAAAATTAGATGCATTCGAAATGATTGCTAAAGAAGGTAGGAAATATGGCCTGAATATGTGTCTTACAACACAGAGGCCAAGAGATATTACTGAAGGGGTCTTAAGTCAAATCGGAACGCTTCTTGTTCATCGATTAACTAATGATCGAGACAGAGAAGTTGT
Protein-coding sequences here:
- a CDS encoding SIR2 family protein — protein: MSNNPDGFVSFLKPGSSEWLPLNNESFVFWRDRKENIELVPDDDSIPPVPLTDSDKDLVKDNRNYFNDILLRSLQLPNLSFFAGSGTSLGEVGGPSMWDLWVQAMWKNPLAKKEDVDYGLLKETASDICDKVNYSEKEYPNIEHFLSQCDAYLSFHNDEDVSDFLNEVKSIILEQCQSFIISGKSNLSSYMMLLQKMARRRVRDPRLKVFTTNYDMTFETSASELGMMVIDGFSYTGKRKFDGKYFNYDVIKRDENEHEFIEGVFQLYKLHGSVSWSRSDGGIYENNEPSASSACLIYPAKGKYQQAFIQPHLELLSRFLDSLRIKNSCLVISGFGFNDDHLSEPIYSAIKSNPSLRLIIADFKCATHIENAGGNGSSKYWKLFSELAFNGYDIFFVNSSFKDFISLIPNLKALTPADQLAKAIKQAGGER
- a CDS encoding ATP-binding protein translates to MDNQDFIYTGILRSDLKVGIVSSVSAQAVRVNLTHAGNVSGSYIHGNRYGKGEVGEILLVEGQQSIILGRMIEVKLPERERNEVSESLTGKDNIDAIGYIQLLGSIDISELKVESGIKSFPRLGDRVFSAPLEFISLIPELINKGVNEVDNKNISINLGVISGGVDSFVRVTPEKLFGRHCAILGATGGGKSWTTSKIIEECSNYKGSKIVIIDATSEYRSFDSDNVIHYHIGNPLNSHNNSIEFRIPPTDFVESDFIAMFDPSGKVQGPKLKEAIKSLRLVALDPKIANNGVLIKINQPKTDYRRALNTSGNSKLVDNPSQPFDVTKIIPQIIQECCWDNQDSWGAANNDLGYCSSLLTRIQAVIYSPSLKSVFHGDENLSSLGEVFDGFLNGDKRVLRLCLSDVSYEFYAREILANVIGRKLLILARSESFRAQPLLVIVDEAHNFLGKRVGSEDHSVKLDAFEMIAKEGRKYGLNMCLTTQRPRDITEGVLSQIGTLLVHRLTNDRDREVVERACGEIDRAAAAFLPSLKQGEIALVGVDFPIPMTIQIGKPAYPPKSDSPSFQDIWSKN